AAcaacgaattgagaacctcctcctttttggcaGTCGGTTGAAAATAGATAATAAGATCCCTCTAACCTTGCTTAAGAGGATTCTAAATCGTGACAATTAATTTAGTCACAAATATTTGTCTGACAGCATGTTATGtattaagtttgttttttttactgtctCATTTTCTTTGCTTTTTCTTGCATAGTTAAGTTTATGTGCAAATTATAGTGCATGCAGTGCTCTTCTTTAAGTGATGAGGCACTTAGATATAAGTTTAAATGTATAGTTATAGATGTACCTAACCGTGGACTCATTGTTGAAGagccaaactaaataaataaatagatagaagGTTTTGGTTGATGGGAGACCGACCTCGTCGTCGCTGAGCTTCTCGCCGAGCGTGGACAGCAGATGGCGCAGCTCGGCGGACGAGATGAAGCCGTTGCCGTCCTTGTCGAAGTGGCGCAGCCCCTCGATGAAGTCGTTGGCGGTGTCGCCGCTGCGCGCCTTCGAGATGGCCTGCACCGGGCGCATGCACGTAcatattcatcatttatttttataaacatttcaaaagtcgtttataattgaaacaaaaataaaaaacaacacttTTCTTGAAACTGATTTTGATACATTTATCCATACAATAGCGTCGGATACTTAGTGTGTTGCTAAATTGCGAAGTGAATACATTGGAAATCTATGGACAACGGAACTATGAAGGCATATTTATAAATGGTtattacactcttttgcaaaatcGGTAAACTGTAGGACCTGGCTGTCcttgaacatcttcggcagtcgttacgggtcagtcagaagccagtaagtctgacaccaatcttaTCGAGGGTGTTGGTTTGCcggggtaactggattgaggaggtcagataggcagtcgctccttgtaactcagctgcatccgataggactggaagccgaccccgatatagttgggaaaaggctgaaGATCAAGAagaagtcaaagtcaaacatttttatttcatatagacttattacaggtgtttaagaaacgtcaatagctaggtgcacggttccaaagtgTGGGTCTCTATTGTCGGTATATAcctgttgttactgttacagcctttgtatcgtcccactgctgggcacaggcctcctctcacacggagaaggattgagcatttatcatcgcgcttgctcaatgcgggttgatgatttcagactatatagtccaggtttcctcaagatgttttccttcacctttttatcagccattggtatccaagatatgcttagaaagtacatacaatcttagaaaagttgcattggtacttgtctgacctggaatcgaacccacaccctcatacttgaggttggctctttaccttCTAGGCCACGACTTTTTATACCGAGTGGATGCAACTACATTCATTTCACCACAGACTTCTAGACTGATGCATCTAAAAGGATGTGTGTGTATACGTGGTTttagaactattttttttatatttttaggttttCAGTGACTATTTTATACAAGAGATTGGGCGTCCCTGGGCTATCAGTGGCCAGCCAAGAAATTAGTATCAAACAATAGCTCTATTGCAAAACTTTTGAATCCAAAATGTATGAGCTAACATTCAATTATTCACAGTTTTTGAGTTTTACTCAATTCTAAGCTTTTAAACCCCTGTTCAGATATTGGATTGTTGGTTCTAATCAATCCTGATCATGTGATAtgtgtttttgaaaatgttttttattattttgtacttgtagCTTGTAGTTGATCTCAGCTTGTTACACTGTGTTAAACTGGCTGCCAGAAAAGTCCAAAAGTTCAGATAcaaaaatgcattttgtttcCGTTTTTAAGTACAGTACAACAATAGAACTTTAAACAGTAAGTATAGGACCAAACTACACCCGTTAGTACCAAAATAATCACTGGCCATCGATAGCCCAGGGTCCATAGAAATTTATGGAGAATACGCCCGAACACAAGATAGTTACTACATACATTGCGCAGTACGTTTTTACCCTAATGCATAGAGTAAACCCTAATCTACAACTTTCGAATGTTACCCTTGATTTCTCAATGTTTCCACCCCTAGATtttgacctgatgactatgtgaTCAAAAAGgtaaaggatttttcaaatctatACAGGCATCTATGGATCATcagtgaatataaataaaagagtcTGAAGAAATGAGAACCTCCACCTTTTAGTGAAGTCtgttaaaaagtaaagattatatcAAATTCTAAATGACCTGTGTGATTTGtacattcattattttgttattttgagcaTTGACacttaaaaacattatattataatctgtTACTTatgttgtgtaaataaaaataaatattctacttAAAATAATCATGAGCTGTTTTATGCAAAATAATCATAGACACTGCATAGCATAGAAtgtatagaaataaagaaatcataatcatttatttctaaataatactCCTTTATTCTAGATTAGATctgttatttaaacaattttacaaaaggaggaggtttctcAGCTAGAACAATTTATAGTATTTACTATTATGTTGTACATGCCAGCATTAcaatgcattaaataattttcctgtTGTGCACACAACTGACAGAATGCATAGGTGGCAACTGATCTTACCTGGTAAATGGGTAGAAACACTTCAAATGAAATTCTTTCATCTGGCTTCAGATGGAGTGTGCATTTCTTGACATCAGATTCAGTGGGGTTCTGCCCCAGAGCTCGCAGTGCATCCCCAATCTGTGCTACATGGATCTTGCCATCACCCCGAGAGTCGAACAGCTGGAATGCTTCCTGGAACTCTACAACAGTAGAAAGTTAAAGTATAACCATTTGCCAGTAAGTTTGGGCACAACAGTAGGAGAGGGCGTGGCTGAGAATGCGAGAGCTACCTTCGACAGACGTGAGCTTTAGCTTCGTGGGCGGCTCGTACATGAACATGTTGCGAGGGCGTGTGGCAACGTACTAACCGCGAGCCACAGCGCAAGCGAGGCCGTCGGCTCAGGCGACACACCTGGATCACTTTAAAATACAAACCATATAAGGAAACTAGGGCGCTTGTAACAGCCACCGCTTTCGGTAAAGACGTTGATTGACATGACATGAGTCACGGAATGTGCGTGAGCGCCACAACGCTGCCCTCTCACATAACGAGTTCGAGTGCAACACTATCTTGCTGTTCGTTGCAAGTTCACGGCACCAACAAATTCTGCGTCGCAACCGTTACACTTATTGGATGAATTAGTAACTAACCTGCCAGTTGATCTTCGGAATAGCCAGCCTGTAACAGAATTATTCACTTTTAATACTCAACGATAGGGttacaatattttgcttcaTATATATAAATGTCTTTTATATTACCATATTTGTAATCAAATTGGACAATAGAACCCTTTTCAGATAACTGTTGTACTCTGCCTGCAATATTGATTGCCtctttatgtatgtatgagtcATAAACAAGTTGCCTATGTATAAGTATATGTGTGTActcaacaaacaaaattctGCTGAATAGTAGAAATTATTAGAAGACTGACAAATGACAGTACTAAAATTGTCATTTGTGACAGAAGTTTCTTAGGCGACCGCCAGacctacaataaaattgtactaTACGTTGATTTACGTACTAGCATCGatatacagagtgtgtcgtaccaacaaaatcattttaaattaaattaattaatatactggttaatattatgtcgattagcacaaataaaaaaaatacgtaaaaataaaaacagtttttttttaagtaaatctaataaaaatgtgcgagaattagaacaccatatagagTCTGTCATTACCATTACACACAACGGAaactctcccttgaaaactgacagctgtcaactgatcaagaTATTCGAGTATTcgattcgatactcctaactttattatctgctttacacatgatgttgtaaattatgaaaacgaaaaataactcctgtggctaaaccagtAAATggattaggtaatttttttatgtcccaaaactcacaAATTACGGGCTCGCTTCGCAAGCGCTTTATAGGTAAGTTTGCAGTaatctgtctccggtttctttatgttaaacctagcaaaaagcaccatgaatgatttctacacgatttttaagtactttaatttagaattttagtccgtgattatattttgtaga
This genomic window from Helicoverpa armigera isolate CAAS_96S chromosome 13, ASM3070526v1, whole genome shotgun sequence contains:
- the LOC110376864 gene encoding myosin-2 essential light chain isoform X2 — protein: MFMYEPPTKLKLTSVEEFQEAFQLFDSRGDGKIHVAQIGDALRALGQNPTESDVKKCTLHLKPDERISFEVFLPIYQAISKARSGDTANDFIEGLRHFDKDGNGFISSAELRHLLSTLGEKLSDDEVEQLLQGQEDSQGNINYENFVHLIMQG
- the LOC110376864 gene encoding myosin-2 essential light chain isoform X1, translating into MTHTYIKRQSILQAEYNSYLKRVLLSNLITNMAGYSEDQLAEFQEAFQLFDSRGDGKIHVAQIGDALRALGQNPTESDVKKCTLHLKPDERISFEVFLPIYQAISKARSGDTANDFIEGLRHFDKDGNGFISSAELRHLLSTLGEKLSDDEVEQLLQGQEDSQGNINYENFVHLIMQG